The Arachis hypogaea cultivar Tifrunner chromosome 19, arahy.Tifrunner.gnm2.J5K5, whole genome shotgun sequence genome has a window encoding:
- the LOC112775257 gene encoding ABC transporter G family member 36: MDSNLSRSISRSLSRSSWKMEEVFASGRYSRRTSHVDEDEEALKWAAIEKLPTYDRLRTSIIQNFGEGDHHHHHDAKAQHREVDVRKLDMNERQQIIDQIFKVAEEDNEKFLTKFRNRIDKVGIKLPTVEVRFQNLTVEANSYVGSRALPTLPNTALNILESALGMCGISTTKRTKLTILKNASGIVKPSRMALLLGPPSSGKTTLLLALAGKLDSELKVTGEISYNGHKPNEFVPRKTSAYISQNDVHVGEMTVKETLDFSARCQGVGTRYDLLAEVARREKEAGIFPEAELDLFMKATAMEGTESSLITDYTLKILGLDICKDTIVGDEMHRGVSGGQKKRVTTGEMIVGPTKTLFMDEISTGLDSSTTYQIVKCLQQIVHLTEGTILMSLLQPAPETFNLFDDIILISEGQIVYQGPREHIVEFFESCGFKCPERKGIADFLQEVTSRKDQEQYWADRNIPYRYVTVTEFTNKFKRFHVGMQLENELRVPFDRSRAHKAALVYNKWSVPKMDLLRACWDKEWLLIKRNSFVYIFKTVQIIIIAFIAATVFIRTKMHRRNEDDAALYVGAILFSMIMNMFNGFAELALTIQRLPVFYKQRDHLFHPAWTYTLPNFLLRIPISIFESLVWVLVTYYTIGFAPEAERFFKQLLLVFLVQQMAAGMFRFISGVCRTMIIANTGGALMLLLVFLLGGFILPKREIPNWWVWGYWVSPLTYAFNALAVNELYAPRWSKPSPTQANLTLGVSTLRNFDAFANKNWYWIGVGSLLAFTILYNVLFTLALMYLNPLGKKQAIITEEDASEMEVGEEPRLVRPPETNRESMLRSLSKADGNNSSEVAMQRMSSRSNPNGTRNSDSTLDSATGVAPKRGMILPFQPLAMSFDSVNYYVDMPAEMKEQGVAEDRLQLLREVTSAFRPGVLTALMGVSGAGKTTLMDVLAGRKTGGYIEGDIRISGFPKKQETFARVSGYCEQTDIHSPQVTIRESLLYSAFLRLPKEVSREEKTQFVDQVMDLVELDSLKDAIVGLPGVTGLSTEQRKRLTIAVELVANPSIIFMDEPTSGLDARAAAIVMRTVRNTVDTGRTVVCTIHQPSIDIFEAFDELLLMKRGGQVIYSGPLGRNSQKIVEYFEAIPGVPKIKEMYNPATWMLEVSSIAAEVRLGMDFAEYYRNSALFQRNKTLVKELSTPPPGAKDLYFPTKYSQNAWGQFTSCLWKQWLTYWRSPDYNLVRFFFTLASALMIGTVFWRVGKHTLTTSSLTMVIGAMYAAVIFVGINNCQTVQPVVAIERTVFYRERAAGMYAPMPYAIAQVLTEIPYVFIQAVYYSLIVYAMVSFDWKVEKFFWFFFVSFFSFLYFTYYGMMTVSITPNHQVASIFAAAFYGLFNLFSGFFIPRPKIPKWWIWYYWICPVAWTVYGLIVSQYRDITTEMFIASENRNYTVKDYINHHYGFKSDFMGPVAAVLVLFAVFFAFVFAVCIRALNFQTR; encoded by the exons ATGGATTCAAATTTAAGCAGAAGCATAAGCAGGAGCTTAAGCAGATCAAGTTGGAAAATGGAAGAGGTATTTGCAAGTGGGAGATATTCAAGGAGAACCTCACATGTTGATGAAGATGAAGAGGCTCTGAAATGGGCTGCAATTGAGAAGCTTCCAACCTATGATAGGTTGAGAACAAGTATCATTCAGAATTTTGGTGAaggtgatcatcatcatcatcatgatgcCAAGGCTCAGCATAGAGAAGTTGATGTTAGGAAGCTTGATATGAATGAGAGGCAACAAATCATTGATCAAATCTTCAAGGTTGCTGAAGAGGATAATGAGAAGTTCTTGACCAAGTTCAGAAACAGAATTGATAA GGTTGGAATCAAACTTCCAACAGTTGAAGTAAGGTTTCAGAATTTGACAGTTGAGGCTAATTCCTATGTTGGAAGCAGAGCTTtgccaacacttccaaacactgCATTGAACATTCTAGAATCAGCACTTGGCATGTGTGGGATTAGTACTACTAAAAGAACAAAGCTCACAATTCTTAAGAATGCCTCCGGAATTGTTAAACCCTCGAG GATGGCCCTTTTACTTGGCCCACCTTCTTCAGGAAAAACAACTCTTTTGTTGGCATTGGCTGGAAAATTGGACTCTGAATTGAAG GTTACCGGAGAAATTAGTTATAATGGACATAAGCCTAATGAATTTGTGCCAAGAAAGACTTCAGCATACATTAGCCAAAATGATGTTCATGTTGGAGAAATGACAGTTAAGGAGACACTTGATTTCTCAGCTAGGTGCCAAGGAGTTGGAACTAGATATG ATCTATTAGCCGAGGTTGctagaagagaaaaggaagctgGCATATTTCCAGAGGCAGAACTTGACCTTTTCATGAAG gcaaCTGCAATGGAAGGAACAGAAAGCAGTCTCATCACTGATTATACTCTTAAA ATTTTAGGTCTTGATATTTGCAAGGATACTATTGTTGGAGATGAAATGCATAGAGGTGTGTCTGGTGGCCAAAAGAAGCGTGTCACAACTG GTGAGATGATTGTTGGGCCCACAAAAACACTGTTTATGGATGAGATATCCACTGGTCTTGATAGCTCCACAACATATCAAATAGTGAAATGCTTGCAACAAATTGTGCACCTCACTGAAGGAACAATCCTAATGTCCCTTCTCCAACCAGCTCCTGAGACATTCAATCTCTTTGATGACATCATTCTCATTTCTGAGGGCCAAATTGTCTACCAGGGTCCACGTGAGCACATTGTTGAGTTCTTTGAATCATGTGGATTCAAATGCCCTGAGAGAAAGGGCATTGCTGACTTTTTACAAGAG GTTACCTCAAGAAAGGATCAAGAACAATATTGGGCAGACAGAAACATACCATACCGTTATGTAACTGTAACAGAATTCACAAACAAGTTCAAAAGATTCCATGTTGGAATGCAACTGGAAAATGAGCTAAGAGTGCCATTTGACAGATCAAGAGCACACAAAGCAGCACTTGTATACAACAAATGGTCAGTTCCCAAAATGGACCTTCTAAGAGCATGTTGGGACAAAGAGTGGCTCCTCATCAAGAGGAACTCATTTGTCTACATCTTCAAGACTGTCCAGATCATCATTATTGCCTTCATCGCCGCCACTGTGTTTATAAGGACGAAAATGCACCGGCGAAATGAGGACGATGCAGCCCTCTACGTCGGCGCAATCTTGTTTAGCATGATCATGAACATGTTCAATGGTTTTGCTGAGCTTGCACTCACCATTCAAAGGCTTCCTGTGTTTTACAAGCAGAGGGATCATCTTTTCCACCCTGCTTGGACTTACACTCTTCCCAATTTCCTCTTGAGGATTCCAATTTCAATATTCGAGTCTCTTGTTTGGGTGCTTGTTACCTACTACACTATAGGATTTGCACCTGAAGCTGAGAG GTTCTTCAAGCAACTTTTGTTGGTGTTCCTTGTTCAACAAATGGCTGCTGGAATGTTTAGGTTCATTTCTGGAGTCTGCAGAACAATGATCATAGCAAACACTGGTGGTGCACTCATGCTTCTTCTTGTTTTCCTTCTTGGTGGTTTCATCCTTCCGAAAC GTGAAATTCCAAATTGGTGGGTGTGGGGATACTGGGTTTCACCACTAACATATGCTTTCAATGCCCTTGCTGTGAATGAATTATATGCACCAAGATGGAGCAAACCA TCTCCTACACAGGCAAATTTGACATTAGGTGTGTCTACATTAAGAAACTTTGATGCTTTTGCCAACAAGAACTGGTACTGGATTGGTGTAGGATCACTTTTAGCCTTCACTATTTTGTACAATGTTCTGTTTACTCTTGCACTTATGTACCTAAATC CTCTTGGAAAGAAACAAGCAATTATAACTGAAGAAGATGCGAGCGAAATGGAGGTGGGCGAAGAACCAAGACTAGTTAGGCCACCAGAAACCAATCGAGAATCAATGCTCCGGTCGTTGTCTAAGGCTGATGGAAATAACTCAA GTGAAGTTGCGATGCAGCGAATGAGCAGCCGGTCTAATCCCAATGGAACAAGAAATTCTGATTCGACACTTGATTCGGCCACTGGTGTAGCCCCaaagagaggaatgattctacCTTTCCAGCCACTTGCAATGTCCTTTGACAGTGTTAATTACTATGTGGACATGCCTGCA GAAATGAAAGAGCAAGGAGTGGCAGAGGATAGGCTGCAACTTCTGAGGGAAGTAACAAGTGCCTTTAGGCCTGGAGTCTTGACTGCTCTGATGGGAGTCAGTGGAGCTGGGAAGACAACTTTGATGGATGTTTTGGCCGGAAGAAAGACCGGTGGTTACattgaaggagatattagaatctCCGGGTTCCCTAAGAAGCAAGAAACCTTTGCTAGAGTTTCAGGTTACTGCGAACAGACCGATATTCATTCGCCACAAGTTACTATCCGAGAATCTTTGCTTTACTCGGCATTCCTTCGCTTGCCTAAAGAAGTTAGCCGCGAAGAAAAGACA CAATTTGTGGACCAAGTTATGGACTTGGTAGAGTTGGATAGTCTCAAGGATGCTATAGTTGGGCTTCCAGGAGTTACAGGGCTGTCGACCGAACAGCGAAAGAGGCTGACAATCGCTGTCGAGCTTGTTGCTAATCCTTCAATCATTTTCATGGATGAACCAACCTCAGGTCTTGATGCAAGAGCAGCAGCCATTGTTATGAGAACAGTGAGGAACACTGTGGACACCGGAAGAACAGTTGTCTGCACAATTCACCAGCCTAGCATAGATATCTTTGAAGCTTTTGACGAG CTCTTGCTGATGAAAAGAGGAGGGCAAGTGATCTACTCAGGACCTTTAGGCCGGAACTCGCAAAAGATTGTAGAATACTTTGAGGCAATTCCAGGTGTCCCAAAGATCAAGGAAATGTACAACCCTGCAACATGGATGCTTGAAGTAAGTTCCATTGCAGCCGAAGTCCGGCTTGGAATGGACTTTGCTGAATACTACAGGAACTCTGCTTTGTTCCA GCGCAACAAAACTCTTGTGAAGGAGCTAAGCACGCCGCCTCCTGGCGCAAAGGATCTATATTTCCCCACCAAGTACTCTCAAAATGCATGGGGTCAGTTCACATCTTGTTTATGGAAGCAATGGCTGACATATTGGAGAAGTCCAGATTACAATCTTGTTAGATTCTTCTTCACCTTAGCAAGTGCTCTCATGATTGGGACAGTGTTCTGGAGAGTTGGCAAGCACAC GTTGACCACATCTAGCTTGACCATGGTTATTGGAGCAATGTATGCTGCAGTTATTTTCGTTGGAATTAACAACTGCCAAACTGTCCAACCGGTAGTAGCCATTGAACGAACTGTATTCTATCGAGAAAGAGCCGCCGGAATGTATGCTCCTATGCCTTATGCCATTGCACAG GTTCTTACTGAGATTCCTTATGTATTCATCCAAGCTGTGTATTACTCACTCATAGTGTATGCAATGGTGTCCTTTGACTGGAAGGTGGAGAAGTTCTTTTGGTTCTTCTTTGTCagcttcttctccttcttgtACTTCACATACTATGGCATGATGACTGTTTCCATCACACCAAACCATCAAGTTGCATCGATCTTCGCAGCAGCATTCTATGGACTCTTCAATCTCTTCTCTGGTTTCTTTATCCCAAGACCT AAAATTCCTAAATGGTGGATTTGGTACTACTGGATTTGTCCTGTGGCATGGACAGTGTATGGACTAATCGTTTCACAGTACAGAGATATCACCACCGAAATGTTTATAGCCAGCGAAAATAGGAACTACACTGTCAAAGATTATATTAACCACCATTATGGTTTCAAATCAGACTTCATGGGGCCAGTTGCTGCAGTTTTGGTGCTTTTCGCTGTCTTCTTCGCCTTTGTGTTTGCCGTATGCATCAGGGCACTGAACTTCCAAACAAGATAA